In Candidatus Omnitrophota bacterium, the genomic window CGCTTGAGGAAGTATCGCTGGAGTTGATATCCGGAGAAGCGAAGTCTCTGGAGCTCCCCTCCGAATGCGGCATCTCATTTGAGGCCTCGGCCCGAGCCGAGGATAAATGGCGTCTCGCTCAGGATGATTTTAAGAACATACTGGATTTCCTCATTGCCGGGAGGAACTGGAAAAAGCTTCTCGGACTCGGCGGCGGCCTGACACCCTCAGGAGATGATTTCCTCGTCGGGTACATCGCCGCGAAAAAAATGGGAGGAATGGAAATACCCTTTAAACTCGATCTTTCCAGGACGACACCGTTGAGCGCGCATTTTCTAAAGCACGCCCTTCGCGGGAGATTTTCGGATCAGATAACCGCCTTTATAAAGGAAGGGGATCTTTCCATCCTTTCTTTCGGCGGCAGCTCGGGCGCCGCCACGGCTGTCGGCGTCATCAAGGGCCTGGCGGAAAACGAGTGCCTGCGCGCGGTTTCATGCGGCGGCGCGGACAAAAATAATACGGAGGTTGTGAAGGCATGCTGAAAAATTTTATTCTGAAAGATAATTATAACGATTCCGTGGTGCTCATGAACGCGGCGAACAGCGTGAGGAATGAATTCTCCAACAAAAACGTTTCAGCCGTTATGGCGACTCCCCAGAACATGGAGCTGCTGGAGAGCCTCGGTCTTCTTTCCGACGAGGGGAAAAAAGCCCTCAGCGCAGATCTCATATTTGCGGTTGACGCGGATAACGCCCAGGCCGAAAAAATGTTCGCGTCTTTTCAAAAAGTCATGGCCGCTAAATCTTCTGAAAAAGACAGCGACGGAGAGTCTGACATCTCTTTTGACACAGCGCTTCTGGACGATGCCGCCCTGGTGCTGATGTCCATCCCCGGAAGATATGTTCCCAGGGA contains:
- a CDS encoding DUF2877 domain-containing protein produces the protein MRAKALYYDDCISAASLLKLRAVKKYANSCYFRNPAGEFITFLKSPNQLVPGGIEFAESVYGQLETLEEVSLELISGEAKSLELPSECGISFEASARAEDKWRLAQDDFKNILDFLIAGRNWKKLLGLGGGLTPSGDDFLVGYIAAKKMGGMEIPFKLDLSRTTPLSAHFLKHALRGRFSDQITAFIKEGDLSILSFGGSSGAATAVGVIKGLAENECLRAVSCGGADKNNTEVVKAC